Proteins encoded by one window of Fusarium graminearum PH-1 chromosome 1, whole genome shotgun sequence:
- a CDS encoding sorbose reductase SOU1, with protein sequence MSDLHPLNRGNFVHDNNRLVDGGSILKRFSLSGKTAIITGAAAGIGFSIAEAYAETGANIAIWYRTSNKAQERAEELSNKYNVTVKAYQVDMRDAEAVEQAVDQSVKDLNGRLDIFVANAGIPWTKGPMVDGPIDHYRDVVQTNLDGTYYCAKSAAKHWRRQKLEGTDLNGQPLSNYTSGSFIATASMSGGIVNIPQLQAAYNAAKAGVIHLIKSLAVEWARFARANAISPGYIITEISNFVNQETKDMWKDKIPVGREGEPHELQGAYLFLASDASTYATGANFVIDGGYSAP encoded by the exons atgtctgaTCTTCACCCTCTCAACAGAGGTAACTTCGTCCACGATAACAACCGCTTAGTCGATGGCGGTTCTATCCTCAAGCGTTTCTCTCTCTCAGGCAAGACCGCAATTATCACTGGCGCTGCTGCCGGTATTGGCTTCTCTATTGCTGAAGCATATGCCGAGACTGGTGCCAATATTGCTATTTGGTACCGTACCAGCAACAAGGCTCAGGAGCGTGCCGAAGAGCTCTCCAACAAGTACAATGTCACTG TCAAGGCGTATCAGGTTGATATGCGAGACGCCGAAGCCGTTGAACAGGCCGTCGACCAATCAGTCAAAGACCTCAACGGTCGGCTAGATATCTTTGTTGCCAATGCTGGTATTCCCTGGACCAAAGGCCCTATGGTAGATGGCCCCATTGACCACTATCGCGATGTTGTCCAGACCAACCTAGATGGCACCTACTACTGTGCAAAGTCCGCAGCGAAGCACTGGCGTCGTCAGAAGCTTGAGGGTACTGACCTCAACGGCCAACCTCTAAGCAACTACACATCAGGCAGTTTCATTGCCACCGCTTCCATGAGCGGAGGTATCGTGAATATTCCACAACTTCAGGCTGCTTATAATGCCGCCAAGGCAGGAGttattcatctcatcaagagTTTGGCTGTTGAATGGGCTCGGTTTGCTCGAGCCAACGCCATCTCTCCTGGTTACATCATCACTGAGatctccaactttgtcaacCAGGAGACCAAAGACATGTGGAAGGATAAGATTCCCGTAGG TCGCGAAGGCGAGCCTCATGAGCTTCAAGGTGCATATCTATTCCTGGCATCAGACGCTTCCACGTATGCCACTGGTGCCAATTTTGTTATCGATGGTGGTTACAGCGCTCCTTAG